The genome window AATAGAGtgggtgcttgtgtggaacagttGCACTACCTATCATGAATTCACGACTAGCTAAAGGACCCCAACTTTTGCATCGTCCAGAGATTAGCCAAAACTAACAGGCTTCCAGGTCAGCTCGGTTAGATTCTGGTAACATTTGGTTGGGTGAGCAGTTCAGAACTTGAGCACCTAATGCAAACACCATTCTCTGTATCGATTCTTGCTGATACTACTTCATTAGTTGGTTTCCTTCTTTGCTACCAGaactaaagaaattgatagtgttTTAGGAAAAATGTATCTATGCACGTAATTAAAAATGATCTTTCAACAGTTTGGGCCACTACAGGAAACATAAGATTTCTATGAATCTTGCCTGCAGTATCAACAAAAAACAAGACATGAATCAATATTATGAAATAATGtttcataaactcctcttgtttcatgtgcagcactccttcagggatgtagtgttcacggaaagctgctttaaactcgttccaggtgacttgatggttgtcaggttgaatagccataaagtttccccaccaggtactggcaggaccacggagctGTTGTGCGGCGAACAACGGAATATCACAGGCTATAAGACTAACCTGACAAAGATGTAGCCAACTGGAATTGTTCCATTCCAATAATTGCTTCAACCTCTCCTCCAAACTTCATGTTGGATACCTCCTCACCACGAGATGACTTGAGAGCAATCTGTGCGTGGAAATAGGCCTCAGCAACCTCCGTGTCACTTGGAAGTTCTTTTCTGAGAATCTCATAATCCTTCACAGATTCTGCCCATCGCTCCATCTAACCACCAAAAGAGCAATAAATGAAGTTGATTTTAAGTTTCCAAAACTCTAAATCAGGAAAAAGGGATTAAAGAACAGAAAGGGTTGAAGAACAAAATATGCCACCTTGCCATAAGATGCTGCCCGCCTGAGCAAAGCCTTGGTATAATTAGGTTGAATCTTGAGAGCTTCATTACAGTCCTCAATTGACTTCTCCCACTGTTCAAGTTTGAACCTACAAGCTGCCCTATTACAGTACAGGACTTTATTCACAGGGTGTTGTTTCAGCCCTTCACCATAAGCAACGCAAGCTTCTGAAAATTTTCCAGAATTGAAGAGCTCGTTCCCTAGAGATCGTGCTCTGGCCACAGATTTCACTTTGTTATGCATGGTTATCACTTCAGTGTTTCCTGGATCTATTATTCTAGCCTTATCTATGGAGGACACCGCATGGTCAAACCTGCAAAATGTTCACTACTGTCAAGCTGATAACTCAAAATACTTTTGATTTAAGGCTGTTGAGCTTCTCTGTTAACCCTGAGAGCACAGCTCAAAGGAACAAAAGTGTTATTTGACTACAGTTCGCTGCAGCAGAAAAAGATAAAAAAATAAAGAGCTCCAAAGACATGATATAACTTGGTAGCGCAGCCTTTTTCCCTTCATTCAGGTGGAAAGAATAGAAGCATATTACCAGTTAACTTATTTGTGTGTATGTACCAGTAAATAGAGAAAGTAACTGAATTACCTTCCTAATGCCATGTCAACTTGGGCATGTACATAAAAGAGGTAGGCGTTGGCAATAAACCCGCAAAATTTGGTGTCTGGGGAGCATGAAGATGTATAATTCAATTTGGAGGCACTAGAGATTGCAACATCAGCCTCATCAAGTAAATTGAGACGGAAAAGGGCTTCTGCTCTAGCAGCCAAGAGCTGAAAGTGCAAATTAGGTAAGTGTATATCATTGAACATTTGAACTAAAAGTCAGCTAGCCAATATCTAGTTAGGAGAAGGATAGAATCTAACCAGAGCAGAGGAGTCAGCCCCAGCCGCAATAGCAGCATCACTTTCTCTTAGCACACTCTTCCAGTCACCAGCCTTTCGCGCATCCAGACATCTCCCAAAGTGCTTCTCCACTGTTTGCAATTTGTGCAACTCTAGGAGGTCAGGCTGTGGGATTGCAAGTGACAGGTGCTTCAGAGCATCCTCAATGTGTCCTAGCCTGCAGTTCAGTATTTCAGATAAAATAAACTGGTACGAGCCAATAATTCAAGAATCACCTAGTCTGCTAGCCCAACACATGAAACCAGTACAAAGGATCAACAATAATGCACCAACGAATCCACATCTAACACTATACTGAACATGAGGGGAAAAAGGTAAGAAGGACTAGAAAATAGGACCAAAGTGTCCGTCTATAAGTTTACTATTTGTGGTTTTATACCAAACAAGCAATTACTAGTTATCTGGAAAGAAGAAAAGCCACTAATCCTGAGCTATGAAGGAAATGGAGAGCAACACACAAGGCAGTGTTCGATAGACAAATGAACCCGGTTCCACATGGAAGCCTAGTAGCACTCTAAAGTATGGTCGTACTAACAAAAACATTGAGCCTAATGTGGAAGGCCCCCTTTGGCGGAGCTCTCAGAGCTGATTCTCTGCTGAAACGAGTAGGAGCTCTGCCAGACAGTTTTTTTCACATATAAGTGATTCTATGCTGATTCTACGAAGTGATTCTCTGAAATAAACTAAGAGCTGGGAGCTGGAAAAAAAACACTTTCTCCTGATTCTGGGAAGTGATTCTCCTTCGTGATTTTGAGAGTTTATGCTAAAGAATCAAACAGAATCACTCTTCTCAGAAATCGGCTTCCATAGAGAATCAGAATCAGATGGAGCTCTACCAAGCTGACATGACATAGTCTTAAATCCATGAGCAACCAATATTGAAGCAACATACCGCGTGACCGTTTTCGCAAAGCTCTGCTAAAAATAGCAATGATTAGATTCGAACTTGAGATACGTTGTGGTTGAGTATTTTTCTTTAGCTGAGGATGAGATGAGCGGAGCAAAGCAAGCCCATTCTGTACAAGAGAAGTTGCCTGAGATCTGAGAAGCGATCTCTGTACCGGCCAGCCCAAGGCCCAAGCAATCCATTCACCTTATATGCAGGGACGCGAGGCGGTGGTGCGCGCGGCCGTAGGATGGATCAATCCGGAGCGCCTCCTCGCACTCCTTGACGGCCTCGCCAAGGCGGTGGAGGCCAATGAGAGCGGCGGCGCGGTTGCCCCGGCACGCGGCATTGTCGGGGCAGAGGGCGAGGGCGCGGTCGTAGAGCCTGAGGGCCTCCTCGAAGCAGCCCTTTCTGTACTGGTCGTTCCCGGCCCTCTTGAGCTCCTCGGGGTCGGCGGCCGACATGGCGCGCCTGAGGACCGCGTCATCGTCGGTGGCGGCGCGGGAGCGGACGATGCTCCCGTGGCCGTAGTTGGCGGTCCCGGAGCCGAGCACGTCGTGGCGGGAGGCGCGGGGCGGGGGTGGCGGAGTAGCGGCGGAGCAGGAGGAGGGGAGCGGcttggcgaggcggccggaggggCAGATGTTGCCCGCGGGGAGCGCGTTGGTGAGCGGCGAGGTGGCGGAGCTGGAGCACGCGCCGGATGTGAAGATGAGGGGGCCGGAGCCGGTGCGGCGGTGACCCGGGCGCGCGGTCCCGCGTGGGGGCGCGTCGGAGGGGAGCGGGATCTCGCCGGAGTGGCTCCGGCGCGAGGCGAGGCTGGAGGCGGGCGCGAGTAGGGACCGGGAGACGGAGCCAGAGGAGCCCGAGGAGGAGCTCGGGGTGGGGTGAGGGTGCTGGTGCCCGTGCTTGGAGGAGGAGTGCGGGAGCGGGGAGACTGGCGAGAGCCTCCCCGGGGGCAGCGTGTCCGGCTTGTCGGTGGAGGAGAGGAGCACCGCGGCGGCGAAGGCGTCCGAGAGGGTGTCCGGCATTGGCGCCGGCTGGCGGTGGGACATTCCGCCGAGCACCTGCGGAGGGGGCGGAGGGCGAGGGCCGGCGACCGGTCGGCTCTGGATCTCGCTGGGCGGCGTGTGTTGGGTGGGGAGTGGGCGGGTGAACTAGTGCGGCATGGGAGGTGCGGTCAGAGGTGGGGATGGCCGGATGGGGATCTCGTGAAAgggaagggaaaggggatggaacGGGGCGATGGAGGGAGGAGGGCAGGGACTGGAGGAAGCAAGGAATGATGAAGGGTTGAGCGAGCGGGGTAGGTTTGGATTTGCCCAATTGCCCTGCGCGAGAGCATGCAGGCTGTGCAAACCCGCGGGCACACTGTTGAGTGAGTTGAGCTCGAGACCGACGGCCGTGCGCTGCGGCGGCGGCAGTAAATCAGCCAGTAAAACACTCGCCTTCGTTTTGCCTGTCTTTCTTTTCCTCCCACCGATACACTTTAATTCCTATAGTTTTCTACTATTTTCATAGTGTTTTTGTTTTAATAAATTATAATTACAGTAGTTTAAATAGTCGACTTTAATTCGAAACGAGATATGGCACTAGTATGATGATGCAGCATGGATGGAGTCGTCGGTGCTTGCTCGGCACAGCTAACTGGCGATTTCTTAATTGGTTGTCACCTTCTTCTAAGCGAAAGCTAATATAAAGACCCATCTCATCTCCTTATATGTGTATACACTAGTAGAGTGACCGTGCGTTGCAGCGGCATGTAATAATATTTGATGAGTGGCCCTAACAATCTATTATCATGTCAAGGTCACGACGCCTCCTCCTAACCACGAGAGTCAACACCCCGCACTTTCCTCTACAACGTGGGGAGGGGGTTTCGTGTGCTCGCCCTTCCATCCCATACGCTCTCCATCCCGCGATCTGAGTGTTGCACCACCTCCGCGTGCTCGACCTCTCAGGCAACCGCCTGTAAGGAGAAATCCACACGGTGCTCGCTAGCGTCTCTCTCTAGGGGGATGGGGAGGGGCCGAGGTTTTGGGGCGGCGAACGCAAGACGACGATATTTCCTAGGACGGGGACAACTCGCGAGGGCGGCGAGATTTCCAGGGCGAGGGCATGTCGTAACTATGGACGTCCATGTTGCGTCCTTATAAAGTAGTAGTAGATTACCATAATAGTCGACATGGTATACCGTGCGATTGGGTGCTACCAAGTAGTAGCCAATGTCTTGGGGATCTATCAATTGTTTAAGACATTCCCAGGCTTATATGTATCGTAGTTGTATTGTATGTGAGAACTATTAAGAGAATTGCTTGCACCCTTTGGGTGGTGATTAAGTTTGGTAGTTTTAGACTGAACTCGGTGGATGGACCATTATCATGCAAGCGAATGTGGTCTTTTGTTTCTGTTACCATTATCTGTTTGCTCATGATATGTACGTTCATAGATAACTTTTTTTGTTTTCTCCACCTTCCAATCAAGTAGTGAATTTTGCATTTACTTGATTAAGGCATGGGAGCAACAAACTAAAATATTGTCAACGACTATAACAAAAAACAGTTTTATTTAGTTGCATCTTACTTGTGATCTAACAGATTTGTAATTACATCTCTATTGGAACGTATTCTCATCTTCATGTCTTGTGTGTATTGTCAAATTTTCACGGACGAACTATTGGCTGGACCAAGACAAGCTACAATATCTACTCAAACAACTCTTGCCCTTTTTGCCTCTCGGGTTTCTGGATCCAAGCCTTCTTTTCCTCTTCAAGGAGCGcgtttgtcggtaccctgaatcaggggtacccactACTACAGTATAAAGACGTTGTACACGTACGGCGTCTCCTAGCCACACAGAgaacggcacccgaccccaccacatgggcaggtctgggggcaccacgtggcaaggagaGATAATACACCTCAAGATGCAtcattgggtccggacctccctagaggaacaccggacccctgtacgcacagccCGGACCCTCGAATACAGTTCGGAACTCCCAAGAAGGCAAGCTGGGTCCCTCGGACGGGCCCCAGGTCTCTCTGAATAAGGTCCGGACCACAGCAAGGTCCCAGGACGGGGAGAACCCCGGCATGAGTGAGGGTCCGGTGCTGGcgcgtgtccaggccttgcccagcgctccccactcaggcggagacccgctgctatcgcgtggcttgtggcccatgacataagccaacgggcggggCCTGACGTGAGGACTCTAAGGCctcgcggtctctgcatttattgcggagaggacgcgccgcctgccaccatgcTGACAGACGATGTGCCCTCTTTGCATGTAATGCGtcatgtccactccgctggcagacggTGTCAAGGGTCTTCCTGCAGACGGCGCGCATGTCCAGTCTGTTGTCAAACAGTGTGCCCATGCCATACGGCGCACTGTGCTCACCATCCCTTATGCAAGAAGCTttccctgcacgccgaggatacgcagatctcggatgtcagggcgcgagaagattgctccagcggcgaacatttgtagctccaagtgctatatccaatatgtccctgggcccacatgtcggggctcagtacctttgtgcatgccttcTTTTCCTCTTCAAGGAGCGCGTTGGACATGAAAACAGATTTGTCTCTGATGGCATCCTGATTGGTGAGGAAGAAGAGTGAAATCGTCAGGTCAGGTTCAAAACAGGAAGCAGGATATCTGCTCTGCTGTCAATGGGAGAGATTCTCTGATGGCGTCCTGATTGGTGAGGAAGAAGAGTGAAATCGTCAGGTCTGGTTCGAAACATGCTGATTCTACCTTTGTGATGTTGTCCATTAAACCAGACTGCACATATTGTAAAACCACAAAGATTGTAAGACAACAGAAGTAGATACCAACAGTTTATGGAGATAAATGCTAGTGGTTTCTGAGTGACCAAATGCCCAAGAAGAAGCCCAGGGATAAGAAACATCAAGATGCAGCTTCCAGTTCCCATAGTAGACACCTGTGGGTGGAATGGATGCGGTTACTACCAACATCTTCCTTGAACAAGCAACAGGATCAGCATACCTTCCTTGAAGACGAGACCAATAAGCACGGCGAACGTGGGGCCGACGAACCACAACGGAGTGGGGAGCCCTTTCGAAATATGATGATAACGAAACTGAGGAAACACATCGCAGATGACAGAAGCCTAATCAACGACTTGGCATGTCAGACATGAACATTGTAGGGAATTTATAGCTCAACCGGAACTTATGACAAGGACGCTCGGTTCTAATACCTTGAGCACGACGGGGAGCCCTTTCGACGGCTGCAGCGTGAGGAAGTCGGCTAGCGCATGCACGTACTCCGGCGCCACCCGGAACGCGAAGCACCACAGGATGAGCGCATGTGTGACCTTGGCCTCCAGCATCGCGAAGTCCTGTCTGATGCACGACCGTGGGCCTAGGGAGAAGGACAGCAGCGCGTTCGGGTGCGTCACGACCCTGCCCATGTCGTCCTGGAACCGAAACGGGTTGAACGCGCTGGCATCCGCGCCCCACACCTCCTCGTCGCGGTGGAGCATCGCAATTGGGGTCAGCAGGAGGGTGCCCTTGGGCACCTTCACGCCACAGAGGTCCGCGCCCGTCGTCGCCCACCTCGCGATCAACGGCACCGCGCTGTATAGCCGGAGTGTCTCATACAGGACCATGGTCTCATGGATCTGGTGCGGGCATGGCAGAGGGCGCTGCCATAGGGCCCTTTACCGTCGGAGGGAGCGCGCTTGCGGTTTGTGCGAGGCCGCCAGCGTGGGCACAGGCTTCCACGCGATGCCCTGCTCCTAGATCCAGTGCGGGCATGGCGGAGGGCGCTGCCGTAGGGCCTATTACCGTCGGAGGGAGCGCGCTGGCGGCTTCTGCGAGGCCGCCGGTGTTGGCATGGGCTTCCACGCGACGCCCTGCTCCTAGATCCGGTGGATGCGGTAGAGGGAAGGGCGAGGAGAGATAGCGAGTGAAGGCAGCAGTCATGGAGGCATCCATGTGTTGGCAGTTGCAAGCATGGGGGGGACGGGgggtgtcacacctggttttagaaggcaaaccgaatgcgaaccatgtacgtgccaggatcagcaattcacgtacacagcagttacataacatggacatcatcacacagtgctcaaatagtattaaaaagggaaataatagtcgattacatcatatgtctgtgacatccacatagtctttacaataatcaaagtgcggaaaagaaacgtagataaacgcggccttcacaggcagccgactgggggtttgccgctaacccacgcctagaactcgtcgtagtcttggaactcctggaaatctcctttcacggcttcatcttctcctgagcagtggttgcaatgctgacaacctggggatgggggggtttggtgtgtagagcaagggtgagtacacatcaacatactcagcaagtgtcctgtttggctgtagtggactagctttatgtgggggtaagtcaagcagttgcttttagttggtcagattgttattactagtagagaaagccaagttttagaattaacccacattattaacccaaacgtactctttccaaacggaaagaataccatttaccattaccatagtcaataccacaaaccatcgatctcattgccacctgcaaatccgaacttctctgatcaagtaccactaatcactggagctcccttggccgctcataaccgcgagcacggctgatatatcagttttcataacactctgcagaggttgtgcactttacccacaagccgtgattccctttctgcccggagatcatgactctccattgatcactaccaaggtgacccagcagggcatcactatgtagcctttacaaagattccccggggctgtagccacccgttaggtttcctaaatgtaccgcactcctccccaagggacaaatcaaccttggcagagcgagccgcatacaccgagccccattgacagcacaacggctaagcgaactacacctcgattcctctaattattcagctaagggcgtcccactccaccctcatggttgcactgttttcccgggcggtcatccaacgaacaggtccttatagagaggcactcgagaaaccgctcgagcccccttgaaggtcacaagtataacatcataataaaagaggggaaaacagcgtatcattgataattctcatcatgttcattgattagagttgagcaatagcataagactaagcaataataatccgacccaaataggtaaacaaggacatggacaacaaaagctagtcaatccttaggtataaatgtgtaatgcgggaggtgaattaaagtatgtataggacagagataggtcaagggacacttgcctccaccaaccgactgctgctcaggggcttctcctacgagttcttcgggctctccgaccggatcgttctctatgcgagcgcaaacatacatacatccacatatttaatacaaaagaacagtacaccatacaatagaatgcagtaagtaaacagacgttccacgcgggctcgcaattacggttaagagagaaagaggaaaagacagtcgagaaacgatcacgttacattattatgaattaaaccactcgctcaattgaaagacattaatgtagacactacgtttagcataaagtaaagtcatgtttcatgtctaatcattataagcagatgaagataaattaaaaggattgtcgcgcggcgagacgcgcggcatagcactttaaattgaattaaggaaATCAACGACTCGTCGCACGATCGAGCACATAACGAGACactttgcattaattataaagagatgtTAAGCTTCGCGCGACGAAACACACGATGGCATACGTCAACTGaactgagtctaaagtggaacgtcgcgtgaatactcgTGCGATGTTACACATTAaaaaacctgaaattaaaatagatcgtcgcgtgacgaagcgcacgacgcaacacattcaTAGAATCTAAAATTAGATAAAATCGttgtgcgacgaagcgcgcgacacagcacgctaactaacggagtttgaaactAACAGAAACCAAGaataatcaccgcgcgcgtggggttgcgcacgcgggaacgcgttagggGTAAACGGGGGAGCGCGAGGCCACGCCAAGGCCACGCGAGCCACACCGAGGGCCGGGACACCgcgcagggggccgaggccgcgcgcaggggccggggacgCCACGCGCAGGGGGCCGAGCCGCCGCGCCAGGGCCGAACGTCGCGCGCAGGGGGGcgaggccgcgcgcaggggccggggatgCCGCACAGGGGCTGGGGATGCCGCGCCGGGGACGAGCCGCCGTGCCGGGGGCTGCGCCGGGCCACGCCGGAGGGCCGcgccgcgcgagcaggggagggcgggggcgcgccgccgcggggccgccgcgggcaggggagggGGCGGGGCCACGCGCGCCGCGCAAGCAGGAGGGCGGGGCCGCGCCTCCGCGGGCGGGGAGGGCAGGGGCGCTCGCGCGGGGGAAGAAGGGAGGGCGCACACaaggggagaagaggagggagagggagagagagagagaggagaagggaggggaggggagctcacctcgggatccaactccggcgatcaccatctccaaaacctagggcaccacggggagagagaggtggaagagggagagggaggttgctgcgcgggaaatccaaatgagagagggaggagaggagggggcgcatggggggtgtgGGGCGCCGGGGGCGCACGGGCCGAGCTGGGCCAGGCCGGGCTACTTCGCGGATCAAagcccacgacacgcacgactcTCAAACGGGctccaatcgcgaaccgaaaaccgagacggaacgagacgaacacgcaacaTCATACAAGGAAATgtgcttcagcatgatgcaacacccatgacacttaggttttattcatacacgacacggacacctgtcactatactggtttgaaattaggaagaaggagcgaaacaggaagagaaaagagagtaacgcccgaatttggtgtgagaaaagaagaaaaaattctacccccaaattcagggcgttacaaacctatcccccttaaaagaatctcaccctcgagattcagggtgggctagcaaagagctcagggtatttggccatcagatcatcttcacgctcccaggttgcttcttcctcagagtggtgactccatctgactttgcacattctgatggtcttccttcgggtgactctgtctgcggttTCAAGGATCtgcgctggtttctctgtgtaggtcaagtcctcctagacctccagaccttccactggcaactgctcttctggcacacgcaaacatttcttcaaccgagacacatgaaagacatcatgcactgcggacaagccttctggcaaactgagctgataggccacctctccacgccttgcgaggatttgatacggaccgatgtagcggggtgctagcttgcctttgactccgaatcttctgactcctctgatcggtgacactttcagatagacaaagtctccaacttcgaaactcagctctcttcttcttgtatcTGCATAACTtcactgccttgattgtgctatcttcaaattctctcgaaccgtcttgatgttctcttcagcttcaagcaaaacgtctggcccaaacacttgcttttctccaggctgatctgaaagtcgcctagaggggggggggtgaatagggcgaaactgaaattctcaaaataatcacaactacaagccgggttagagttagaaatataatcgagtccgtgagagagggtgcaaaacaaatcgcaagcgaataaggagtgtgacacgtggatttgttttaccgaggttcggttctcgcaaacctactccccgttgaggtggtcacaaagaccgggtctctttcaaccctttccctctctcaaacggtccctcagaccgagtgagctttctattCTCAAAtgtttggaacacaaagttcccacaaggaccaccacaagattggtgtctcttgcctcaattacaagtgagtttgatcgcaatgaagaatcaaagaaggaagaaagcaatccaagcgcaagagctcgaaagaacacaagcaaatctctctcactaatcactagggcgttgtgtggagtttggagaggatttgatcactttggtgtgtctagaattgaatgctagagctcttgtaagtagttgaagtgggaaaacttggatgacttgaatgtggggtggttgggggtatttatagccccaaccaccaaactagccgt of Zea mays cultivar B73 chromosome 8, Zm-B73-REFERENCE-NAM-5.0, whole genome shotgun sequence contains these proteins:
- the LOC100191407 gene encoding Inactive TPR repeat-containing thioredoxin TTL3-like, which encodes MSHRQPAPMPDTLSDAFAAAVLLSSTDKPDTLPPGRLSPVSPLPHSSSKHGHQHPHPTPSSSSGSSGSVSRSLLAPASSLASRRSHSGEIPLPSDAPPRGTARPGHRRTGSGPLIFTSGACSSSATSPLTNALPAGNICPSGRLAKPLPSSCSAATPPPPPRASRHDVLGSGTANYGHGSIVRSRAATDDDAVLRRAMSAADPEELKRAGNDQYRKGCFEEALRLYDRALALCPDNAACRGNRAAALIGLHRLGEAVKECEEALRIDPSYGRAHHRLASLHIRLGHIEDALKHLSLAIPQPDLLELHKLQTVEKHFGRCLDARKAGDWKSVLRESDAAIAAGADSSALLLAARAEALFRLNLLDEADVAISSASKLNYTSSCSPDTKFCGFIANAYLFYVHAQVDMALGRFDHAVSSIDKARIIDPGNTEVITMHNKVKSVARARSLGNELFNSGKFSEACVAYGEGLKQHPVNKVLYCNRAACRFKLEQWEKSIEDCNEALKIQPNYTKALLRRAASYGKMERWAESVKDYEILRKELPSDTEVAEAYFHAQIALKSSRGEEVSNMKFGGEVEAIIGMEQFQLATSLSGVSVIHFMAASNQQCCKISPFVNTLCTRYPSVNFLKVDVNESPAVARAENVRTVPTFKIYKNGIRVKEMICPSQQLLEYSVRHYGI